A genomic stretch from Suncus etruscus isolate mSunEtr1 chromosome 17, mSunEtr1.pri.cur, whole genome shotgun sequence includes:
- the LOC126033432 gene encoding steroid 17-alpha-hydroxylase/17,20 lyase-like yields MWELLMLLVLSFTYFFWPKLKSSDVKYPQSLPSLPLVGSLPFLPRHGEQHVNFFKLQEKYGPIYSFRLGTKTTVMVGHHQLAKEVLIKKGKEFSGRPQLVTLDILSNNQKGVAFASHGAWQLHRKLVQATFALFKDGSQRLEKTICQEISLLCDSLATLDGQSIDMFELIFLMVTNVICTICFNLSYKYGDPELEIMQKFNMGILDSLGQETIVDIFPVLKIFPNKTLEKLKESVKFRNELLTKILEKYKENYTGDSTTSMMDVLIQAKTNYADSDSNSTLLSDEYILATINDIFGAGVAPTTSAIQWTIAYLLHCPQLKKRIQEEIDQNVGFSRTPNIRDRNHLLLLEATIREVLRIRPIAPLLIPHKAMVDSSIGTFTIDKGTDVIVNLWALHHNDKEWAQPDQFIPERFLDPTQSHLITPSQSYMPFGAGPRSCLGEMLARQEIFITMAWLLQRFDLDVPDDGKLPSLDGSLKVVFLTEAFKVKVQIRQAWKEAHAEESL; encoded by the exons ATGTGGGAGCTGCTGATGCTCTTGGTGCTCAGCTTCACCTACTTCTTTTGGCCCAAGCTAAAGTCTTCTGATGTTAAATATCCCCAAAGTCTCCCATCACTACCCCTGGTTGGCAGTCTGCCATTCCTGCCCAGGCATGGAGAGCAACACGTGAACTTCTTCAAGCTGCAGGAAAAATATGGCCCCATCTATTCCTTCCGGCTGGGCACCAAGACTACAGTGATGGTTGGCCATCACCAGCTGGCCAAAGAGGTGCTGATCAAGAAGGGCAAGGAATTCTCTGGGCGGCCTCAACTG GTAACTCTTGACATCCTGTCGAACAACCAGAAGGGCGTCGCTTTTGCCAGTCACGGAGCCTGGCAGTTGCATCGAAAGCTAGTGCAAGCCACCTTCGCCCTCTTCAAGGATGGCAGCCAGAGGCTGGAGAAAACCA TCTGCCAGGAAATCAGCTTACTGTGTGATTCCCTGGCCACCCTGGATGGACAGTCTATAGATATGTTTGAGCTCATCTTCCTGATGGTGACCAATGTGATCTGTACCATCTGCTTCAACTTATCCTACAAATATGGAGACCCGGAATTAGAGATCATGCAGAAGTTCAACATGGGCATCCTGGATTCCTTGGGCCAGGAGACTATAGTAGACATATTCCCTGTGTTGAAG ATTTTTCCCAATAAAACCTTGGAAAAGTTGAAGGAAAGTGTGAAATTTCGGAATGAACTTCTGACTAAAATCTTGGAAAAATACAAG GAGAACTACACTGGCGACTCTACCACGAGCATGATGGACGTACTAATCCAAGCCAAGACGAATTACGCTGACTCTGACTCAAATTCCACTCTGCTTTCTGATGAGTATATTCTGGCCACCATCAACGACATCTTTGGTGCTGGGGTGGCACCCACCACGTCTGCTATACAGTGGACAATCGCCTACTTGCTGCATTGCCCACAG CTGAAGAAGAGGATCCAGGAGGAGATTGACCAGAATGTGGGTTTCAGCCGGACACCAAATATCAGAGACCGGAACCACCTCCTGCTGCTGGAAGCCACCATCCGTGAGGTGCTCCGTATCCGGCCCATAGCCCCGCTGCTCATCCCCCATAAGGCTATGGTTGACTCTAG CATTGGCACTTTCACCATTGACAAGGGCACGGATGTCATCGTCAATCTGTGGGCACTGCATCACAATGACAAGGAGTGGGCCCAGCCTGACCAGTTCATCCCTG AGCGTTTCCTGGACCCAACCCAGAGCCATCTCATCACTCCCTCCCAAAGTTACATGCCTTTTGGGGCTGGGCCCCGCTCCTGCCTGGGAGAGATGCTGGCCCGCCAGGAGATATTCATCACCATGGCATGGCTTCTGCAGAGGTTCGACCTGGATGTCCCAGATGATGGGAAACTGCCATCTCTGGATGGGTCACTCAAGGTGGTCTTTCTAACCGAGGCCTTCAAAGTGAAGGTCCAGATACGCCAGGCCTGGAAGGAAGCCCATGCTGAGGAGAGTCTCTGA